From Methanobrevibacter sp., a single genomic window includes:
- the pseC gene encoding UDP-4-amino-4,6-dideoxy-N-acetyl-beta-L-altrosamine transaminase produces MISISKFLPYGKQTMDQDDIDSVVEVLHADFITQGPKINEFEEGIAKYCGAKYAVAFNSGTSALHGAYFALGLNPGDEMITSPNTFVATSNAALYLGAKPVFGDVQAETGNLDPLKVADKITDKTKFIAPVHYSGNPCDMKAFAEIAEENDIKLIEDAAHALGAKYDGKPIGSLEYSEMAMFSFHPVKHITTGEGGIIVTNDEEYYNRLQLFRSHGITKENLVNESDGDWYYEMQHLGYNYRITDIQCALGISQLKKLDSFVNSRREIAKKYDGMFEDNPYFDVIEETPNAESAYHLYPILLKDKYLKNKREIFSRLREEGIGVQIHYIPVYRQPYYRELGYPQDSCPVDEEFYLRELSIPMYPTLTDDDLEFVQEKLYKVISEFD; encoded by the coding sequence GTGATTTCTATTTCTAAATTTCTACCTTATGGGAAGCAGACAATGGATCAGGATGACATTGATTCCGTTGTAGAGGTTCTCCATGCAGATTTTATCACACAGGGACCTAAGATTAATGAGTTTGAAGAGGGAATAGCTAAATATTGCGGTGCCAAATATGCTGTAGCTTTCAATTCAGGAACTTCTGCATTGCATGGTGCCTATTTTGCTTTAGGCTTAAATCCTGGGGATGAAATGATAACTTCCCCAAACACTTTTGTTGCAACATCAAATGCTGCATTGTATCTAGGTGCAAAACCCGTATTTGGTGATGTGCAGGCTGAAACAGGTAATCTGGATCCTTTGAAGGTTGCAGATAAGATTACTGACAAGACCAAATTCATAGCTCCTGTTCACTATAGTGGAAATCCATGTGACATGAAGGCTTTTGCCGAGATTGCTGAAGAAAATGACATTAAGCTAATTGAGGATGCTGCACATGCTCTTGGGGCAAAGTACGATGGGAAACCTATAGGTTCATTGGAGTATTCTGAAATGGCAATGTTTTCATTCCACCCAGTCAAGCATATTACAACTGGTGAGGGAGGAATAATTGTCACAAACGATGAGGAATACTACAACAGGCTTCAGCTATTCAGATCCCATGGTATTACTAAGGAGAATCTGGTCAACGAGTCTGATGGTGACTGGTATTATGAAATGCAGCATTTGGGATACAACTATCGTATAACCGACATTCAATGCGCTTTAGGAATCTCCCAGCTCAAGAAACTGGATTCCTTTGTCAATTCAAGAAGGGAAATAGCTAAAAAGTATGATGGGATGTTCGAGGACAACCCATACTTTGATGTGATTGAAGAGACTCCAAATGCAGAGTCAGCCTATCATTTATATCCAATTCTTCTCAAGGACAAGTATCTCAAAAATAAAAGGGAGATATTTTCCAGATTAAGGGAAGAGGGAATTGGTGTTCAGATTCATTACATTCCTGTTTACAGGCAACCATACTATCGGGAATTGGGGTATCCTCAAGACAGCTGTCCTGTTGACGAGGAATTCTATCTTCGCGAGCTAAGCATTCCTATGTATCCTACCCTGACAGACGATGACCTTGAATTCGTTCAAGAGAAGCTTTATAAAGTAATTTCCGAGTTTGATTAG